A region of the bacterium genome:
AGGAAATTTAGAATAAAAACCTTTTTTTGTGTTTCAGCCGATAAAGTGGCAAAATTCCGTGTGCTCAGTGGTATTCTTAGTGTGCGTTGGCGGGAGTGTGTACCTTTCCTTGCCGCTTTCGTATAAAAGTTTTTCTTAGGAGTTGAACCTAATGCCTTACGTAATTTGCGAACCTTGTATCAATGTCAAAGATAAAGCCTGCGTCGCCGTCTGCCCCGTAGATTGTATCTACGAGGACGATAAGATGCTCTATATCAATCCAGATGAGTGCATCGATTGCGGTCTTTGTGAGCCTGAATGCCCCGTAACGGCGATTTTCGTCGACACGGATGTGCCCGCCGAATGGCGTGCATTTATTCAGGAAAACGCTGAGAAAGGACGCGCCCTAGCCGCCGCCAAGTAGGCCGCCTAAGGCATTCCTATTATCTCGAATTGTATATTCTAAATAATCCCCTTTTCAATTGAGAAGGGGGTTTATTATTTGCAAAGGGTATTCTTACTGAAGTTGTTGGGTGATAGGGGCATGGCTTGTTCTGCCCCTACATCCGAAAAGAGGGTCGCTTCGGCAGCGGCGCTTTTCTCTGCTGCTGAAGTATTGTGATATTCCGTAATACGTAATATGCATTACGTACGAATCGAGGTTGGAACTTATGGGTAATCGAGTTTATGTGTTTGATACGACACTTCGGGATGGCGAGCAAAGCCCGGGGGTGACGCTAAATGTTCATGAGAAATTGGAAATCGGGCGGCAGCTTATTAAGCTGGGGGTTGATATTATCGAAGCCGGTTTTCCTGTAAGCTCCCCAGGAGATTTTAATTCCTGCCAAGCATTGGCGCGTGAACTTAAAGGCGTAGGAATCTGCGGACTTTCCCGTGCAAATTCAAAAGATATCGATGTGGCCGCTGAAGCGATTAAGGATGCGGAAGCGCCGCGAATTCATACAGGGCTTGGAGTATCTGATTTCCACTTGAAACATAAACTCCGCATGACCCCTGATGAAGCGTTGGAAACAGGGGTTGCCGCCGTTAAGCATGCGCGCAAATATGTTTCCGATATCGAATATTATCTCGAAGATTCCGGTCGCGCAGATCCCGAATATGTTTATCGAGTAATAGAAGCCGTCATCAAGGCGGGCGCTACGGTAATCAATATTCCTGACACAACCGGTTACAGTCTTCCGAAGGAATATGGCGAACTCATCGCCGGCATCTTTGCTAACGTGCCGAATGTGGACAAAGCCATCATTAGTGTCCATTGCCATAACGATTTAGGGATGGCAACCGCTAATTGTCTATCGGGAGTACATAATGGCGCTCGTCAAGTGGAAGTGACCGTAAATGGGATTGGCGAACGCGCCGGCAACACTAGCTTGGAAGAAGTGGTCATGGCGTTGCGGACCCGCAGGGATTCTTTCACCTGTGATACCCACATTAAGACTGAAGAAATCATCCGTTCTAGCCGCCTCGTCAGCCACCTTTCTGGAATGGTCGTCCAGCCTAACAAGGCAATTGTAGGTTCAAATGCCTTTGCTCATTCCTCCGGTATTCATCAAGATGGCATGCTGAAAGAACGTTCGACCTATGAGATAATGGACCCCCGATCGGTTGGGTTGGTAGAAACTAAAATGGTACTCACCGCTCGAAGCGGCCGCCATGGGGTTCGCCATTCATTTGCCCAGCTTGGCTATACCTTTACGAAAGAAGAGTTCGAAGAGGTCTACCACAAGTACCTCGAAATTGCTGATCGAAAGAAACAGGTCTACGAGCAAGACTTAGAAGCCATCGCCACCGACCAAGGGCTTTCAGTAATAAAGGCATATGAATTGGTGTTAATCAATGTTACTTCCGGTCAACCGACTGTTCCGGTTGCGGCCATTCAACTCAAGAAGGCAGACGGCACGCTTGTTACCGAGACCGCAACAGGAATTGGTTCAGTGGATGCGACTTACACGGCAATCAATAAAATTTCCGGCCTCAATATTGAATTGCTTGAGTATGGGCTGAACTCGGTCACAGCAGGCATTGATGCTGTAGCAGAGGTGAATGTTCGCGTTCGTTATGGCAAAGATATCTTTAGTGGACACGGCATCCATACTGATATTGTCGTTGCGAGCGCTTATGCGTATTTGAGCGTTCTAAACAGGGTTTGTATGCAAACATCAGGATTACAAGTGAAGTTGGAATCACCCTAAAAGGCCATTTAATTCTTGAGATGAAATTTTTCAATAATTTATTGACCAAATTAGAATTTTGAACCTAATAGGGCCTTCGTTTGGTAGTCATTCTGGGGATGTTTCGGGTATGCTAGCTTTGGCTTTGCTAAACTACAAAAGGTCTAGCCTAAAGCCAAATGGTGAAAGGTGAGTAACAAAATTAAAATTATAACTTTTGCCGCTTTGTGCCTTATCGGTACCGGAGTGGCTTTTGTATGTCTTTCCCCGGCAGGCTCATTTATCAGCCGAGCTACGGGTTATGATAAGAGTATTGTCGCAACTTTGGCTTTAATTCCACTTGATGACCGACCAGCGAGCACTCAATTTGTGCAGATGATAGGTGGTATCGCTGATTGCCGTATGCTCTTGCCGCCTGCTGATGCGCTCGGTCATTTCACAAAACCAGCGGATGCTTCCAAGATACATAATTGGCTGATGAATACGGATTTCAGTCATGTTGATGGGCTGATCGTCTCTGCTGATATGCTGGCTTATGGCGGACTCATTGCTTCACGAGTACCAACAACTTCCGTCGAATGGGCAAAGCATCGCTTGGATGTGCTTCGTGATATCCGTAAGAAGTATCCCGATCTTCCAATCTATCTTTTCAGCAGCGTTATGAGAGTTGCTCCAACCTCAGAAAAACGAACACGAGCCTTTCGAGACGATCTATCGTATTACGTTCAGTATATTGAAAGAGCACGGGAGACTCAAGATCCTAAATTTATCGCCAAAGCGGAAGCCTTAAGAAAAAGACTCACCCCAGAAACTATTAATAGCTATTTCCGGACTCGCAGCCGCAACCTTGAAGTGAACCAATACACTGTCCAATTGGCAAAGGAAGGAATTATTGATTATCTTCTCCTATGTCAAGACGACGCACAGCCATATGGGCCTCATCATCAAGACCAACGGCTCGTGTTAGAGAAGTTCAAAAAGGCTAATATTGAAAATAAAGCTTTGCTGATGGAAGGAATCGACGAAGCTGCTAATGTACTAACTTCGAGAGCAATCCTCGCTAAATTGGGCATCACTCCCAAGATAGCGGTGTTTTACACTTCAGAGGCCGGTAGAAACTTGCCGGGACCTTTTGAAAATCGACCAGTTGCTAAAACTGTTGAATATCACGCAATAGCTGCAGGAGCACAGATTGTCTCGAATTCGAGCGATGCTGACTATTGCCTTTATGTCAACACCCCGATGCGTACTGAGGCAGAGTTCAAAAAGTTCACGGAAAACCTCATTAAAGATGTGCGATCCGGCAAAGAGGTAGCTATCGCCGACTTGAATTTCTCACAGTATTCCGGTGGCGGTGATACAAAGCTCATCAAGTCGCTGATGAACAGCAATGTCGGTCATCGTGTGATTGCTTATGCAGGATGGAATACTCCCGGCAACACTTTGGGAACGACTATTCCTCAGGCTAATCTCTACCTGATGGCAAAGCGAGTTCTTTTTGATGATACCGATCGAATGGGGCGCTGCGAAAAGGCTCAACGAGAATTTCTGATGCACCGATATGTATCGGATTATGGCTACCACACTATCGTTCGACCAAAAGTTTACAATTATATTAGTACCGTTCTTCATCAACCGGTTGATGAGATGGACCCTGCCTGTTTGCCTCAGGCAAATGCCTACGTTCAGGAACAGATGAACGGGATTATCCGCACTTTTAGCGAGACCATGTTTCGAGGCCGCCGCTTCGAATTACATTCAGGGAACCAAGACTATACATTCACCATACAGTCAATCGACTGGCAAGTCGAACTTCCCTGGCCTCGTGCTTATGAAGTGCATGTCGATCTTAACTTCAACACCAACGTTCGTGCCAATAATCAACCAAAGGGCGCTCAATCAAACGCAAGCGCTCGGCTTTAAATAGAGTTTCAGTAAATCAAAAGGCGCCATCATTGGCGCCTTTGTTGTTTTTGCATATCTTCCGAATTTCCTTCATCACCACGCCCTCTTCTCCCTCAAATAAGAGAAGGAAGAAACTCCTCCCTGAACCCAAACTCGATGCTTCGGTATCGGCGCTTCGCTCTGATGCCGAAGCTTTCTCTTCTCTTTGAATGTAGGGGCAGGGCTTGCCCTGCCCTCCGGAGGGCAAAAACAGCTTATGGAGGAGATTGCCTTTCGCCTATGTAACTTCGTTCCCTTAACTTATCGTGGCAACAGAGACTCGGTCGTGTTGGTGTTCTAGTTGGGCTTTTAGGGGTTGGTGTTCCGGGGTGGAGAGGGTGCGGTCTTGGTTTACTATTTCGAAGGCCTCTTTTCGGGCTTCTTCCAGGAGACGATGGTCTTTGATTAAATCGGCAACTTTGAAAGCAGGGATACCGCTTTGCTTGGTTCCGTAGACTTCCCCAGGTCCGCGTATCAAGAGATCTTCTTCGGCGATTTCGAAGCCGTT
Encoded here:
- a CDS encoding DUF4127 family protein produces the protein MSNKIKIITFAALCLIGTGVAFVCLSPAGSFISRATGYDKSIVATLALIPLDDRPASTQFVQMIGGIADCRMLLPPADALGHFTKPADASKIHNWLMNTDFSHVDGLIVSADMLAYGGLIASRVPTTSVEWAKHRLDVLRDIRKKYPDLPIYLFSSVMRVAPTSEKRTRAFRDDLSYYVQYIERARETQDPKFIAKAEALRKRLTPETINSYFRTRSRNLEVNQYTVQLAKEGIIDYLLLCQDDAQPYGPHHQDQRLVLEKFKKANIENKALLMEGIDEAANVLTSRAILAKLGITPKIAVFYTSEAGRNLPGPFENRPVAKTVEYHAIAAGAQIVSNSSDADYCLYVNTPMRTEAEFKKFTENLIKDVRSGKEVAIADLNFSQYSGGGDTKLIKSLMNSNVGHRVIAYAGWNTPGNTLGTTIPQANLYLMAKRVLFDDTDRMGRCEKAQREFLMHRYVSDYGYHTIVRPKVYNYISTVLHQPVDEMDPACLPQANAYVQEQMNGIIRTFSETMFRGRRFELHSGNQDYTFTIQSIDWQVELPWPRAYEVHVDLNFNTNVRANNQPKGAQSNASARL
- a CDS encoding 2-isopropylmalate synthase — translated: MGNRVYVFDTTLRDGEQSPGVTLNVHEKLEIGRQLIKLGVDIIEAGFPVSSPGDFNSCQALARELKGVGICGLSRANSKDIDVAAEAIKDAEAPRIHTGLGVSDFHLKHKLRMTPDEALETGVAAVKHARKYVSDIEYYLEDSGRADPEYVYRVIEAVIKAGATVINIPDTTGYSLPKEYGELIAGIFANVPNVDKAIISVHCHNDLGMATANCLSGVHNGARQVEVTVNGIGERAGNTSLEEVVMALRTRRDSFTCDTHIKTEEIIRSSRLVSHLSGMVVQPNKAIVGSNAFAHSSGIHQDGMLKERSTYEIMDPRSVGLVETKMVLTARSGRHGVRHSFAQLGYTFTKEEFEEVYHKYLEIADRKKQVYEQDLEAIATDQGLSVIKAYELVLINVTSGQPTVPVAAIQLKKADGTLVTETATGIGSVDATYTAINKISGLNIELLEYGLNSVTAGIDAVAEVNVRVRYGKDIFSGHGIHTDIVVASAYAYLSVLNRVCMQTSGLQVKLESP
- a CDS encoding ferredoxin family protein, whose translation is MPYVICEPCINVKDKACVAVCPVDCIYEDDKMLYINPDECIDCGLCEPECPVTAIFVDTDVPAEWRAFIQENAEKGRALAAAK